The following are encoded together in the Thermodesulfobacteriota bacterium genome:
- a CDS encoding cupin domain-containing protein — translation MGFIQSSEVVPTQIAPGRKRYLSHLSNLMMVVIDFEDGPASQMDPPHSHPHEQISYVVSGEVKVLLGNEVLQLGPGDLFSVPPHVPHSVQVLTPKARLIDAFSPIREEFLK, via the coding sequence ATGGGATTTATTCAATCTTCCGAGGTCGTGCCGACGCAAATCGCCCCAGGTAGAAAACGATATCTTTCCCATCTCTCCAATCTGATGATGGTGGTGATCGATTTCGAAGACGGTCCCGCCTCCCAGATGGACCCACCCCATTCCCATCCCCACGAACAGATCTCCTATGTGGTCTCAGGGGAGGTGAAGGTCCTCCTCGGGAACGAGGTCCTTCAACTCGGGCCCGGCGACCTCTTCAGCGTCCCTCCCCATGTTCCTCATAGCGTCCAGGTCCTCACGCCAAAGGCGAGGTTGATCGACGCCTTTTCACCCATCCGCGAGGAGTTCCTGAAATAA
- a CDS encoding MFS transporter gives MGSEIRDEPAEKRSPDAPFRVYVGPLLFLVAIFFINFLSRVIFSPLMPTIERDLKIGHDEAGSFFFLVTLGYCIGLLISGTISSRLRHRGAILFSSLALAGALFWLGLTRHPWAIRSGLLVLGLGAGFYLPSGISTLTSLVSQRHWGKAIGIHELAPNLGFIVAPLLTEVLLRWFSWQETLIVLGGASLMSGALFFLWGKGGDFPGEAPRYDTLKAILKEPSLFMMIAFFALGVGASFAIYAMLPLYLVSEKGMDRTLANTLLSLSRMVPLVTSFLAGWMTDRLGIQKTLKIVFSSSGLTTGLIGLVPVPWVLPIIFLQPILATGFFPAGFAALSKIGSPRTKNLTVSLTVPIGFLIGGGVGTAGLGLIGEAGAFGLGFVLFGGIVGGGAFLVRYLRLEGGGPSK, from the coding sequence ATGGGAAGCGAGATTCGTGACGAGCCGGCTGAGAAGAGATCCCCCGATGCCCCCTTCAGGGTTTATGTGGGGCCTCTCCTCTTTCTCGTGGCGATCTTCTTCATCAACTTCCTCTCGAGGGTGATCTTCTCGCCCCTGATGCCCACGATCGAGAGGGATTTAAAGATCGGACACGATGAGGCGGGCTCTTTCTTCTTCCTCGTCACCCTGGGCTATTGCATCGGCTTGTTGATCTCTGGGACGATCTCTTCGAGGCTCCGTCACAGGGGGGCGATCCTCTTCTCCTCGTTGGCCCTGGCAGGCGCACTCTTCTGGCTTGGCCTGACCCGCCATCCCTGGGCGATCCGCTCGGGGCTTCTCGTCCTGGGCTTGGGGGCCGGCTTCTACCTCCCCTCTGGGATCTCCACCCTCACCAGCCTGGTGAGCCAGCGCCACTGGGGAAAGGCCATCGGCATCCATGAACTTGCGCCCAATCTCGGCTTCATCGTGGCCCCTCTCCTCACCGAAGTGCTGTTGAGATGGTTTTCTTGGCAGGAGACGCTGATTGTCCTTGGAGGGGCCTCCTTGATGTCGGGAGCGCTCTTTTTCTTATGGGGAAAGGGAGGGGACTTTCCCGGAGAGGCCCCCCGTTATGACACGTTAAAGGCGATCCTGAAGGAACCCTCCCTTTTCATGATGATCGCCTTCTTCGCCCTGGGAGTGGGGGCAAGTTTTGCCATCTATGCGATGCTTCCCCTCTATCTCGTCTCGGAAAAGGGGATGGATCGTACTCTGGCCAACACCCTGCTCTCCCTTTCGAGGATGGTGCCTCTGGTCACCTCCTTTCTGGCGGGGTGGATGACCGACCGTCTGGGGATACAAAAGACGCTGAAGATCGTCTTCTCCAGCTCGGGATTGACGACCGGCCTGATCGGCCTGGTCCCGGTCCCCTGGGTGCTTCCCATCATCTTTCTCCAGCCCATCTTGGCCACAGGCTTCTTCCCAGCGGGCTTTGCCGCCCTCTCGAAGATCGGATCTCCCCGGACGAAGAACCTCACCGTCTCCCTCACCGTCCCCATCGGTTTCCTCATCGGAGGAGGGGTCGGTACGGCCGGTCTCGGCCTGATCGGTGAGGCCGGTGCCTTCGGCCTCGGTTTCGTCCTCTTCGGCGGGATCGTCGGGGGAGGTGCCTTTCTGGTGAGATATCTGAGACTGGAGGGGGGAGGTCCTTCGAAGTAG
- a CDS encoding formyltransferase family protein: MERKASIIGETRMAASIEKVRVLVFASGDATGGGSGFQELVEFSRTNPPVLDADIVGVVSNHPHGGVRKRADALKVPFEYWPGPFEAEGYRSLVEKYRADYVMCSGWLKFVRGLDPARTVNIHPGPLPRFGGPGMYGHHVHEAVIAAYRRGEITQSAVTMHFVDETAYDHGPVFFEMPVLIRPEDDAESLARRVNEKERAWQSYILNLVVHGHIALKDGKVLYRDVPAGRFSIHREERYASPLSTEE, encoded by the coding sequence ATGGAAAGGAAGGCTTCCATCATCGGGGAGACGAGGATGGCCGCGAGCATTGAAAAGGTAAGGGTCTTGGTCTTTGCCAGTGGCGATGCCACCGGAGGAGGCTCCGGTTTCCAGGAGCTGGTCGAATTTTCCCGGACGAACCCGCCCGTCCTCGACGCCGACATCGTCGGGGTCGTCTCCAACCATCCCCATGGGGGGGTTCGAAAAAGGGCCGACGCCCTGAAGGTCCCTTTCGAATACTGGCCAGGCCCCTTCGAAGCCGAGGGATACCGATCCCTCGTGGAGAAGTACCGGGCCGATTATGTGATGTGCTCCGGATGGTTGAAATTCGTAAGAGGCCTCGACCCGGCCCGGACCGTCAATATCCATCCCGGTCCCCTTCCCCGTTTCGGCGGGCCGGGGATGTATGGCCATCATGTCCACGAGGCCGTGATCGCCGCCTACAGGAGGGGCGAGATCACCCAGAGCGCCGTGACCATGCATTTTGTCGACGAGACCGCTTACGACCACGGCCCCGTCTTCTTCGAGATGCCCGTCTTGATCAGACCCGAGGACGATGCCGAGAGCCTGGCCCGAAGGGTGAACGAAAAGGAGCGGGCCTGGCAGAGCTACATCCTGAACCTGGTCGTTCATGGCCACATCGCCTTGAAAGATGGAAAGGTCCTTTACCGAGACGTCCCGGCAGGAAGATTCTCGATCCATCGAGAGGAGAGATATGCTTCACCTCTATCAACCGAGGAGTGA
- a CDS encoding aldehyde ferredoxin oxidoreductase family protein, with protein sequence MKRKGYIGQILRVDLTRFEMGEEPLKGDWLDAFIGGSGLGAKYLYEMTDEKTDPLGPENPLIFMTGPFTGTSVPLSGRHAVVSRSPLTRIFGESDVGGTWGAVLKKAGYDGILVTGRAERPVYLWVHEGKVEIREASHLWGKDTYEVDALLRSETHPEAVISAIGQAGENQVLLASIMTDGRDARAAGRCGMGAVMGSKNLKAIAVFGSRKVEVFQPEEVESLPKQFGPMINKNAENFRKWGTAGSLSLFESMGTLPLQNWRYVGRWEESAEKINGVTLSETVLTGRYFCDACTLGCGRRVRIDRGPYAGVDGAGPEYETLALLGSNCLIDDLEALCYANELCNRYGLDTISTGAVIAFGMEAYEKGVIDEEETDGVELRWGSPSALIDMIRKIAHKEGFGEILGKGVKRASEILGKNSIEFAPHIKGLELPAHDPRGYNAGAVGFATSSRGACHLSGLSHTFERVLKSPEMGIPEPVDRYEVKGKGIIAAKSQNLMGMMDSLKLCKFILFGGVTITDIVRWYQLVTGREMSIEEFLKTGERIFNLKRLYNVRLGISRKDDTLPFRHLTFKRIGPGLTPNLPPLGQMLSEYYEYRGWSEEGLPTPQKLKELGLGENPIGE encoded by the coding sequence ATGAAACGAAAAGGCTACATCGGTCAAATTTTGAGGGTCGACCTCACCCGTTTCGAAATGGGAGAAGAACCCTTGAAGGGGGATTGGCTCGATGCCTTCATCGGAGGAAGCGGCCTCGGAGCAAAATATCTCTACGAAATGACCGATGAGAAGACCGATCCCCTCGGTCCCGAAAACCCTCTGATCTTCATGACCGGACCCTTCACAGGGACCTCTGTCCCCCTTTCGGGCCGCCATGCGGTGGTCTCACGCTCTCCCCTTACCCGAATCTTCGGGGAATCGGATGTCGGCGGGACCTGGGGCGCCGTCCTTAAAAAGGCCGGATATGACGGGATCCTCGTCACGGGAAGGGCAGAAAGGCCGGTCTATCTCTGGGTCCATGAGGGAAAGGTGGAGATCCGGGAGGCCTCCCACCTCTGGGGGAAAGATACCTATGAGGTCGATGCCCTTTTGAGGTCCGAAACCCACCCAGAGGCCGTCATCAGCGCCATCGGTCAGGCAGGGGAGAATCAGGTCCTCCTCGCCTCGATCATGACCGATGGCCGCGATGCCCGCGCGGCAGGGCGCTGCGGCATGGGCGCGGTGATGGGGTCGAAGAATCTAAAGGCCATCGCGGTCTTCGGAAGCCGGAAGGTGGAGGTCTTTCAGCCCGAAGAGGTGGAGTCCCTTCCGAAACAGTTCGGACCCATGATCAACAAGAATGCAGAGAACTTCAGGAAATGGGGCACGGCGGGGTCGCTCTCCCTCTTCGAATCGATGGGAACCCTCCCTCTCCAGAACTGGAGGTACGTGGGACGGTGGGAGGAATCGGCGGAGAAGATCAACGGGGTGACCCTCTCGGAGACCGTGCTCACCGGAAGGTACTTCTGCGATGCCTGCACCCTCGGCTGTGGGAGGAGGGTGAGGATCGACCGGGGTCCCTATGCCGGGGTCGATGGAGCGGGTCCGGAATACGAAACCCTTGCCCTTCTGGGGAGCAACTGCCTGATCGACGACCTGGAGGCCCTCTGCTATGCGAACGAACTCTGCAACCGTTACGGCCTCGACACCATCTCCACGGGCGCGGTGATCGCCTTCGGGATGGAGGCCTATGAAAAGGGCGTGATCGACGAGGAAGAGACCGATGGGGTCGAACTCCGGTGGGGGAGTCCCTCCGCCCTCATCGATATGATCAGAAAGATCGCCCACAAAGAGGGGTTTGGCGAAATCCTGGGGAAAGGGGTCAAAAGGGCCTCCGAGATCCTCGGAAAAAACTCCATCGAATTCGCCCCCCACATCAAGGGACTCGAGCTTCCGGCCCATGACCCGAGGGGCTACAATGCCGGTGCGGTGGGCTTTGCCACCTCTTCGAGGGGGGCCTGCCACCTCTCCGGCCTCAGCCACACCTTCGAGAGGGTCTTGAAATCTCCCGAGATGGGAATCCCCGAACCCGTCGATCGCTACGAGGTGAAAGGGAAAGGCATCATCGCCGCCAAAAGCCAGAACCTCATGGGGATGATGGACTCCCTCAAGCTCTGCAAGTTCATCCTCTTCGGAGGGGTCACGATCACCGACATCGTTCGGTGGTATCAACTGGTCACGGGAAGGGAGATGTCCATCGAGGAGTTTCTCAAAACCGGAGAGAGGATCTTCAATCTCAAACGCCTTTACAATGTGAGGCTCGGGATCAGCCGAAAAGATGACACCCTGCCCTTCCGGCATCTCACCTTCAAGAGGATCGGCCCCGGGTTGACCCCCAATCTCCCGCCCCTCGGCCAGATGCTCAGCGAATACTACGAGTACCGCGGCTGGTCAGAGGAGGGGCTCCCAACCCCTCAAAAGCTGAAGGAGCTCGGTTTGGGGGAGAACCCGATCGGGGAGTGA
- the purL gene encoding phosphoribosylformylglycinamidine synthase: MLHLYQPRSDHLEYCFNVETSSPLEPEELSLLREILAEGFVSENIRLKTAYPEDAEIVEVGPRMNFETAYSTNLVSICHTCGLKKVLRIERSRRYRLPPGADRARFIQEHHDRMTECLYERPLESFESGIEPEPVFEIPLLEKGLEAFDELPGLAMDEWDRRFYYDYFVREEGRNPTVVEIRDLDNANSEHSRHGYFKGRQVIDGLAMPETLLEIVKSTLKAHPSNSVIAFKDNSSAIRGYECWTILPERPGGPCPFQRTKVLYHILFTAETHNFPTGVAPFPGAETGTGGRIRDVHATGRGGLVVAGTAAYCVAHLLIPGYDLPWEDPKAVYPSNLANALTIEIRASDGASDYGNKFGEPVILGFTRSFDQRLPNGERWAWIKPIMFTGGIGQIDERHIEKEEPQKGMLIVQVGGPAYGIGISGGSASSKLQGENVEELDFNAVQRGDAEMEQKLNRVIRACVEMGDRNPILSVHDQGAGGPANVLKELVEKAGGRIELRRIRLGDPTLSVLKIWIAEYQERCGFLIWPGRIGEFEAICRREKVACEVLGEVTGDGRFVVHDEKDDTTPVNLNLARVLGQMPQKTFQDRRVVPVLKPLELSDSLTVEEALSRVLRNLAVGSKRFLTNKVDRSVTGLIARQQCCGPLQLTVGDVAVISQSHFGLTGAATSIGEQPIKMLLNPAAGARMAVGEALTNLAWARISRFEDIKCSANWMWAPKLPGEGAALYEAACAMRDLMIRLGIAVDGGKDSLSMAARVGEEIVKSPRQLVISAYATVPDITKVATPDLKAPGRSQLLFIDLARGKARLGGSALAQVYGQLGDAVPDVEDPDLLKVSFNVIQQLISEDLLLAGHDVSDGGLITTLLEMAFAGNCGLEVEMEGLWSPIERLFAEELGLVFECRKEELSNVTERLRFNGIPFRIIAETKETKEVGVTFNSQRVFEADMRLLRQWWEETSYQIERLQMNPQCADEEKRNIFDRRGPTYVLTFDPQPTPAILLEGRDKPDVAILREEGSNGDREMTSAFFQAGFRPWDVTMTDLLEGRITLDRFRGLVAVGGFSYADVPESAKGWAAAIRFNEDLRRMFDDFYHRPDTFSLGVCNGCQLFALLGWVPWRGLPDHLQPRFVRNTSGRFESRWVTVKVLESPAIMFKGMEGSILGVWVAHGEGRLLSPDPSLIDEILQKKLAPLVFVDDEGRQDGRVPESYPFNPNGSPFGITGLCTPDGRHLAIMPHPERAFLKWQWSWLPPDLDRRWKASPWLRMFQNARMWCDRNV; the protein is encoded by the coding sequence ATGCTTCACCTCTATCAACCGAGGAGTGACCACCTCGAATACTGTTTCAATGTGGAGACCTCTTCGCCCCTCGAACCGGAGGAGCTTTCCCTCCTGCGAGAGATCCTCGCGGAAGGGTTCGTCTCAGAGAACATCCGGTTGAAGACGGCCTACCCAGAAGATGCCGAGATCGTGGAAGTCGGTCCCCGGATGAATTTCGAAACGGCCTACTCCACCAACCTCGTCTCCATCTGCCACACCTGCGGGTTGAAGAAGGTCCTCAGGATCGAACGCTCCAGACGCTATCGTCTGCCTCCGGGCGCAGACCGGGCCCGCTTCATTCAGGAGCACCATGACCGGATGACCGAATGCCTCTATGAGCGCCCCCTCGAGAGCTTCGAATCGGGCATCGAACCCGAACCGGTCTTCGAGATCCCCCTCCTCGAAAAAGGCCTGGAGGCCTTTGACGAACTCCCCGGCCTTGCCATGGACGAGTGGGATCGGAGGTTCTACTACGACTACTTCGTGAGAGAGGAGGGGCGGAATCCCACCGTCGTCGAGATCCGGGACCTCGACAATGCCAACAGCGAACACTCCAGACATGGCTATTTCAAGGGAAGGCAGGTGATCGACGGCCTGGCCATGCCGGAGACGCTTCTGGAGATCGTCAAATCGACGCTGAAGGCCCATCCCTCCAACAGTGTCATCGCCTTCAAGGACAACTCGAGCGCCATCCGGGGTTACGAGTGCTGGACCATCCTTCCCGAACGGCCCGGAGGGCCCTGCCCCTTTCAGAGGACGAAGGTCCTCTACCACATCCTCTTCACGGCCGAGACCCATAACTTCCCGACGGGCGTGGCCCCCTTTCCCGGAGCAGAAACGGGAACGGGAGGAAGGATTCGCGACGTCCACGCCACGGGAAGGGGGGGGTTGGTCGTCGCAGGAACGGCCGCCTACTGCGTGGCCCATCTGTTGATCCCTGGGTATGACCTCCCCTGGGAGGATCCAAAGGCGGTCTATCCCTCCAACCTAGCCAACGCCCTGACGATCGAGATCCGAGCAAGCGACGGGGCGAGCGACTACGGAAACAAATTCGGAGAACCCGTCATCCTCGGATTCACCCGCTCCTTCGACCAGAGGCTTCCCAACGGCGAGCGTTGGGCCTGGATCAAGCCCATCATGTTCACGGGCGGGATCGGACAGATCGACGAAAGGCACATCGAGAAAGAGGAGCCCCAGAAGGGGATGCTCATCGTCCAGGTGGGGGGACCGGCCTATGGCATCGGCATAAGCGGCGGGTCGGCCTCGAGCAAGCTGCAGGGAGAAAACGTGGAGGAGCTCGACTTCAACGCGGTCCAGCGAGGGGATGCCGAGATGGAGCAGAAGCTCAACCGCGTCATCCGGGCCTGTGTCGAGATGGGAGACCGAAATCCCATCCTGAGCGTCCACGACCAGGGCGCGGGCGGACCTGCCAACGTCCTGAAGGAGCTGGTCGAGAAGGCGGGAGGCCGAATCGAGCTGAGGCGGATCCGGCTGGGCGATCCGACCCTCTCGGTCCTGAAGATCTGGATCGCCGAATATCAGGAGCGGTGCGGCTTTCTCATCTGGCCTGGAAGGATCGGAGAGTTCGAGGCGATCTGCCGGAGGGAGAAGGTGGCCTGTGAAGTCCTCGGAGAGGTGACGGGGGACGGCCGCTTCGTGGTCCATGACGAAAAGGACGACACGACGCCGGTCAACCTCAACCTTGCAAGGGTCTTAGGCCAGATGCCCCAGAAGACCTTTCAAGACCGGAGGGTCGTCCCGGTCCTCAAGCCCCTCGAGCTTTCCGATTCCCTCACCGTGGAAGAGGCCCTCTCTCGCGTGCTTCGCAACTTGGCGGTCGGATCGAAACGGTTTCTCACCAACAAGGTGGACCGCAGCGTCACGGGATTGATCGCAAGACAGCAATGTTGCGGACCCCTCCAGCTGACCGTGGGCGATGTGGCGGTGATCAGCCAGAGCCACTTCGGGTTGACGGGCGCGGCCACCTCCATCGGAGAGCAGCCCATCAAGATGCTCCTCAACCCGGCCGCAGGGGCGAGGATGGCCGTGGGAGAGGCCCTCACCAACCTGGCTTGGGCCCGCATCAGCCGATTCGAGGACATCAAATGCTCGGCCAACTGGATGTGGGCGCCCAAACTTCCGGGAGAGGGCGCGGCCCTGTACGAGGCGGCCTGCGCCATGCGGGACCTGATGATCCGTCTCGGGATCGCGGTCGATGGCGGGAAGGACAGCCTCTCCATGGCGGCAAGGGTGGGAGAGGAGATCGTCAAATCCCCCCGCCAGCTCGTCATCTCCGCCTATGCCACCGTCCCCGACATCACCAAAGTGGCCACACCCGACCTGAAAGCCCCGGGCCGGAGCCAACTCCTCTTCATCGACCTTGCGAGGGGAAAGGCCCGGCTCGGCGGCTCGGCCCTGGCCCAGGTCTACGGACAGTTGGGAGACGCCGTCCCCGATGTGGAGGACCCCGACCTCCTCAAAGTGAGTTTCAACGTGATCCAGCAATTGATTTCTGAGGACCTCCTCCTGGCAGGCCACGATGTAAGCGATGGCGGCCTCATCACGACCCTCCTTGAGATGGCCTTCGCTGGCAACTGCGGCCTCGAGGTGGAGATGGAGGGGCTCTGGAGCCCCATCGAAAGGCTTTTTGCAGAGGAGCTCGGCCTGGTCTTCGAATGCCGAAAGGAGGAGCTTTCAAACGTCACCGAGAGGCTTCGCTTTAACGGGATCCCTTTCAGGATCATCGCCGAGACCAAAGAGACGAAGGAGGTTGGTGTAACCTTCAATTCCCAAAGGGTGTTCGAGGCGGACATGCGTCTTCTCCGGCAGTGGTGGGAGGAGACCTCCTACCAGATCGAGCGCCTCCAGATGAACCCGCAATGCGCGGACGAGGAGAAGCGGAACATCTTCGACCGAAGAGGGCCGACCTACGTCCTCACCTTCGATCCCCAGCCGACCCCTGCGATCCTTCTCGAGGGAAGGGATAAGCCCGACGTGGCCATCCTCCGCGAAGAAGGAAGTAACGGCGATCGGGAGATGACCTCGGCCTTCTTTCAAGCCGGATTTCGGCCCTGGGATGTTACCATGACCGACCTCCTCGAAGGCCGTATCACCTTGGATCGTTTCAGAGGCCTGGTGGCCGTGGGAGGGTTCTCCTATGCCGACGTTCCCGAGAGCGCCAAGGGTTGGGCTGCGGCCATCCGGTTCAACGAAGATCTGAGAAGGATGTTCGACGACTTCTACCATAGGCCCGATACCTTCTCCCTCGGGGTGTGCAACGGCTGTCAGCTCTTCGCCCTGTTGGGGTGGGTGCCCTGGCGGGGCCTCCCCGATCACCTCCAGCCCCGTTTCGTTCGAAACACCTCGGGCCGGTTCGAGTCGCGCTGGGTGACCGTGAAGGTCCTCGAAAGCCCTGCGATCATGTTCAAAGGCATGGAGGGCTCCATCCTGGGCGTCTGGGTGGCCCACGGAGAGGGAAGGCTCCTTTCGCCTGATCCTTCTCTCATCGACGAAATCTTGCAAAAGAAACTCGCCCCCCTCGTCTTCGTCGACGACGAGGGCCGGCAAGACGGAAGGGTTCCTGAAAGTTATCCTTTCAATCCCAACGGATCGCCCTTCGGGATCACCGGCCTCTGTACGCCTGATGGCCGACACCTAGCGATCATGCCCCATCCGGAAAGGGCCTTCCTCAAATGGCAGTGGTCCTGGCTTCCTCCGGACCTGGATCGGAGGTGGAAGGCCTCGCCCTGGTTGAGGATGTTTCAGAATGCGAGGATGTGGTGTGATCGCAACGTCTGA